From a single Athene noctua chromosome 2, bAthNoc1.hap1.1, whole genome shotgun sequence genomic region:
- the LOC141957677 gene encoding serpin B11-like encodes MCSLSAANAKFCLDFFRELSKRNRNENIFFSPLSLSAAFGMVVLGARGNTLKQIEKVFHFSEVLNSTSQANRYPSEKCEEAGGVHSQFQELLAAVSEPRPGCSLTIANRLFGEITYPFFQQYLDSTKKFYRAELEPVNFKYPEEEAREKINLWVENETKGKIKDLFAAGFIDPSTVLVLVNAIYFKGKWAVGFKKEDTKETYFQLNKNERRTVQMMFQEGYFNMAIIEEMKMKVIELPYFDNELSMFILLPEVVSEDLTGLEQLECTLTYEKLAGWTSSARMQQLKVKVYLPQFKMEESYVLNKTLEGMGVMNVFDWGKADLSGISRKDGLVVSKAIQKSSVEVNEEGTEAVGAMGLVAVPLCRPISYEFKADHPFLFFIRHNPTNTILFFGRYSSP; translated from the exons ATGTGCTCGCTCAGTGCAGCCAATGCCAAGTTCTGTCTTGACTTTTTTAGAGAGCTgagcaaaagaaacagaaatgaaaatattttcttttccccactaAGTCTCTCAGCTGCATTTGGGATGGTTGTCCTCGGAGCCAGGGGCAACACACTCAAACAAATTGAGAAG gtatttcatttcagtgaagtTTTGAACAGTACAAGTCAGGCAAACAGATACCCTTCGGAGAAG TGTGAGGAAGCTGGAGGAGTCCATTCCCAGTTCCAGGAGCTGTTGGCTGCAGTCAGTGAACccagaccaggctgctccctcACCATTGCCAATAGGCTCTTTGGAGAAATTACTTACCCATTCTTTCAG CAATACTTGGATTCCACTAAGAAATTCTATCGAGCAGAGCTGGAACCAGTCAATTTTAAATACCCCGAAGAAGAAGCCAGAGAGAAGATTAACCTCTGGGTGGAAAATGAGACAAAAG GTAAAATCAAAGACCTATTTGCTGCTGGGTTTATTGATCCCTCTACTGTACTTGTCCTGGTCAATGctatatattttaaaggaaagtggGCAGTAGGATTTAAGAAAGAAGACACTAAGGAAACATATTTCCAACTGAACAAG AATGAGAGAAGGACAGTGCAGATGATGTTTCAAGAAGGTTATTTTAACATGGCCATCAtagaggaaatgaaaatgaaagtgaTAGAGCTCCCATACTTTGATAATGAACTGAGCATGTTCATTCTTCTTCCTGAAGTTGTCTCTGAGGACTTAACTGGCCTAGAGCAG CTTGAATGCACCCTCACGTATGAAAAACTAGCAGGATGGACCAGCTCAGCTAGGATGCAACAGCTGAAAGTGAAGGTGTATCTGCCTCAGTTCAAGATGGAGGAAAGTTACGTCCTCAACAAAACTCTCGAGGGTATGGGAGTGATGAATGTTTTTGACTGGGGAAAAGCTGATTTGTCAGGAATCTCCAGGAAAGATGGTTTGGTTGTGTCCAAGGCCATCCAGAAGTCATCTGTGGAAGTCAATGAAGAGGGGACTGAAGCAGTTGGTGCCATGGGGCTTGTTGCAGTGCCTCTGTGTCGCCCAATTTCTTATGAATTCAAAGCTGACCATCCATTCCTCTTCTTCATCAGACACAACCCGACCAACACTATTCTCTTCTTTGGAAGATATTCGTCCCCTTAA